A window of the Ostrea edulis chromosome 1, xbOstEdul1.1, whole genome shotgun sequence genome harbors these coding sequences:
- the LOC125663637 gene encoding sodium/hydrogen exchanger 3-like, translating into MKWQALFGFVISCVLVCAPARISASSEAGENKTETERYKLVVFDFDRVELPFVICLWILIVALAKIAFHLNSKLPTVIPESCLLIVMGLVVGALLHFTHIANTDEYVLDADVFFIYLLPPIIFDAGYFMPVRSFFDNLGTILLLAFVNTCISAGCIAASLYGASLLGWFGRTISILDCFIFSSLISAVDPVAVLSVFEEVHVNQMLYIIVFGESLLNDGVTVVLYHMFEGFIEIGEKNLITTDIVTGLGSFFIVAIGGTLIGILFGFFGGFITKYTEHVKIIEPLFVFVIGYLMYLSAEMCHLSSILALSFGGIVLRHYLEANVTRSTRTSIRYFMKMLANISETIIFMFLGLSAIVDTLDWNLAFIFCALLFCLIFRGLGVMVLSWILNRRRLVKLTGIDQFIMAFGGLRGGIAFCLALSLDEKLVPEKRLFVTATIVIVFFTVFVQGIAIKPVVNALKVKKASTNDASMSEKIQESFIDHLMAGMEGITKHSSHNLMRIKFRHFNHSYLKPLFNKEAPQTKAKKVLEVYHTISVAEALDQIGNEVDVNQKRPLVNFGASNVYKRTPAGFVNTGFPAENMANEQLETTNRNESHSVNEEGLPVIYKCVEDPVVRETIVMERPRSSPPVGEGSSIASKGLEKSEASDEFENVTITFKQSLDNVQGVDQNTETSDFSSGSYSLGETSEPSTITYADEEASVPTSVELPLPWKAAPSQEKMEAGIASELSKVPESTVTAAESVFPWKNFPRDPIPFSTSLVYSDDSAPVVAEAPTWVNNLSYSHLKESGSPYASPEVTLIPETRQHHASVFDVFKGYDSVEKCLDACVAKLNSSVDETDSKSHNCGGTLPPPWNHCGDNAEDLPVPSIMDTCGVKNNILLSNHSATPPSHHVILPTVHFSEGSITQSHSDEGETHKPLKSLPGSASAPDLPKHFQVIEPMTKSRLHSESMLEDLDFHDQAVSRVNEWLSATLSDEAGIVIPIHIPTPELSSDNDADCSSEGEGDDDDGGWDFDRDDL; encoded by the exons CATTCCATTTGAATTCCAAACTACCAACTGTGATACCCGAGAGTTGTCTCCTCATTGTTATGGGCCTCGTCGTAGGAGCCCTTCTTCATTTCACACACATAGCCAACACCGATGAATATGTCCTCGATGCTGATGTTTTCTTCATCTATCTTCTTCCTCCAATTATCTTCGATGCAGGCTACTTCATGCCAGTGCGTTCTTTCTTCGATAACCTTGGAACCATACTGCTGTTGGCTTTTGTGAACACCTGTATCAGTGCAGGGTGTATTGCTGCTTCCCTGTATGGCGCCTCCCTGTTGGGTTGGTTTGGCAGGACCATCAGTATCCTAGACTGCTTCATCTTCAGTAGCCTCATTTCTGCTGTGGACCCGGTCGCAGTCCTCTCTGTGTTTGAGGAAGTCCATGTTAACCAGATGCTTTACATCATTGTGTTTGGTGAATCACTACTGAATGATGGTGTCACTGTG GTGCTGTACCACATGTTTGAAGGATTTATAGAAATAGGGGAGAAAAACCTCATTACAACAGACATTGTGACTGGTTTGGGATCATTCTTCATCGTAGCGATTGGCGGGACACTCATCGGAATTCTCTTTGGTTTCTTTGGAGGATTCATCACAAAGTATACGGAGCATGTCAAAATCATCGAACCTCTCTTCGTCTTTGTTATTGGCTACCTGATGTACCTCTCTGCTGAAATGTGCCACTTGTCCAGTATCTTAGC ATTATCGTTTGGTGGTATCGTATTACGTCATTACTTAGAAGCCAATGTCACACGTTCCACACGAACCAGCATACGTTACTTTATGAAGATGTTGGCTAACATTAGCGAGACCATCATCTTTATGTTCCTGGGGCTGTCTGCGATCGTTGACACTCTGGATTGGAATCTGGCCTTTATATTCTGTGCGCTCCTCTTCTGCCTTATATTCAGAGGTCTAG GTGTGATGGTTTTGTCCTGGATTCTGAATCGGCGCAGACTGGTAAAGTTAACCGGTATTGACCAGTTTATCATGGCTTTTGGTGGACTTCGAGGTGGCATTGCTTTCTGTTTAGCCTTGTCATTAGACGAGAAACTGGTTCCAGAGAAGAGGCTGTTTGTCACAGCAACTATTGTCATCGTATTTTTCACAGTGTTTGTGCAG GGAATCGCCATTAAACCGGTTGTGAATGCCCTTAAAGTGAAAAAAGCTTCGACTAATGATGCATCAATGTCTGAGAAAATTCAAGAATCG TTCATTGACCATCTGATGGCAGGGATGGAGGGCATCACAAAACATTCCAGTCACAATCTCATGCGTATTAA ATTCCGGCATTTCAATCACAGCTACCTGAAACCTCTGTTTAACAAAGAAGCCCCCCAGACGAAGGCCAAGAAAGTGCTCGAGGTTTACCACACCATCAGTGTTGCTGAAGCTCTTGACCAGATTGGCAATGAGGTGGACGTCAACCAGAAGAGGCCTCTTGTTAACTTTGG TGCTTCCAATGTATACAAAAGGACACCAGCAGGCTTTGTAAACACAGGTTTTCCTGCAGAAAACATGGCCAACGAACAACTGGAGACTACAAATCGAAAT GAATCGCATTCAGTAAATGAGGAAGGCCTGCCAGTTATTTACAAGTGTGTGGAAGATCCTGTTGTCAGGGAAACAATTGTAATGGAGAGGCCAAGATCATCCCCACCTGTGGGAGAAGGCAGTAGTATTGCCAGTAAAGGACTCGAAAAAA gTGAAGCCAGCGATGAATTCGAAAATGTGACCATTACATTTAAACAGTCATTAGACAATG TTCAGGGAGTTGACCAGAACACAGAAACTTCTGACTTTTCGTCTGGGAGTTATTCTTTGGGGGAGACTTCTGAGCCCTCCACAATCACCTACGCTGATGAAGAGGCCTCAGTCCCTACATCAGTGGAATTACCCCTGCCATGGAAAGCTGCTCCCAGTCAGGAAAAAATGGAGGCGGGCATTGCAAGCGAGTTGTCAAAGGTACCAGAATCGACGGTCACCGCAGCCGAGTCAGTGTTCCCATGGAAAAACTTTCCAAGGGATCCTATCCCCTTTTCCACGTCCTTAGTGTACTCGGATGACAGTGCTCCTGTTGTCGCCGAGGCTCCTACATGGGTTAATAATCTCTCCTACAGTCACTTGAAGGAATCTGGATCCCCCTATGCCTCTCCTGAAGTGACCTTAATTCCAGAAACGCGGCAACACCATGCCTCAGTCTTTGATGTTTTCAAAGGATATGATTCGGTTGAAAAGTGTCTGGATGCTTGTGTTGCTAAATTGAACTCTTCTGTGGATGAAACTGATAGCAAAAGCCATAACTGTGGAGGTACTCTGCCTCCCCCATGGAATCATTGTGGTGACAATGCAGAAGATCTCCCAGTGCCATCTATAATGGATACTTGTGGAGTTAAAAATAATATCCTTTTGTCCAATCACTCGGCTACACCTCCATCTCATCATGTCATATTACCTACAGTCCATTTCTCTGAGGGTTCTATAACACAGAGTCACAGCGATGAAGGGGAAACTCACAAGCCATTGAAATCTCTACCAGGGTCTGCATCAGCTCCTGATTTGCCAAAACACTTTCAGGTGATCGAACCAATGACGAAATCAAGACTCCACTCGGAATCCATGTTGGAAGATTTAGACTTTCATGACCAGGCTGTGTCAAGAGTGAATGAATGGTTGTCTGCAACTCTTAGTGATGAAGCAGGCATTGTGATTCCCATTCACATCCCCACACCTGAGCTTTCCAGTGACAATGACGCAGACTGTAGCAGTGAAGGCGAGGGGGATGATGATGATGGGGGTTGGGACTTCGACAGGGATGACTTATGA